One stretch of Nicotiana tabacum cultivar K326 chromosome 18, ASM71507v2, whole genome shotgun sequence DNA includes these proteins:
- the LOC107800997 gene encoding rho guanine nucleotide exchange factor 8-like: MVNEENKIQKSRSFNFRKIFEIPSRLAHSIGGESGSDEEDMDDNIGNVQFISQGGTPSVPLENHQMDIEPVSSLTQDAGKTGNTRKDKEPSDMELMKERFAKLLLGEDMSGGGKGVSSALALSNAITNLAASVFGEQSKLEPMSQKRKERWRKEIDWLLSVTDYIVEFVPAQQKAKDGTNMEIMVTQQRRDLVMNIPALKKLDAMLIDCLDNFKDAKEFWYVSKDAEESEKGVQRTDKWWLPTIKVPPEGLSDASRRWLQYQKDCVNQVLKASMAINAQILAEMEVPENYIESLPKNGRSSLGDSIYKNITVEFFDPDQFLSTMDMSSEHKVLDLKNRIEASIVIWKRKMHQKDGKSSWVPAVSLEKRELFEERAETILLLLKHRFPGIPQSSLEISKIQYNRDVGHAVLESYSRVLESLANTVMSRIEDVLYADSVTQDPSLAIAKWNPSAESSPQQPLSGMSTPRGESEMLSSAAETPTSMTLSDFMGWNMEQGEGNITKNQETFCPR; the protein is encoded by the exons ATGGTTAACGAAGAAAATAAGATTCAGAAGTCGAGGTCTTTCAATTTTAGGAAGATATTTGAGATTCCAAGTAGATTGGCACATAGCATTGGGGGGGAGAGTGGTAGCGATGAAGAGGACATGGATGACAACATTGGCAACGTCCAATTTATTAGCCAAGGCGGAACACCGTCTGTACCTTTAGAAAATCATCAGATGGATATTGAACCTGTTTCAAGCTTAACCCAGGATGCAGGTAAGACAGGAAATACCCGAAAAGATAAAGAACCTTCAG ACATGGAATTGATGAAAGAAAGGTTTGCAAAGCTGCTTTTAGGGGAGGATATGTCAGGAGGAGGAAAAGGTGTTTCATCAGCTCTGGCTTTATCAAACGCCATTACCAATCTAGCTG CTTCTGTTTTTGGAGAACAATCGAAATTGGAGCCTATGTctcaaaagagaaaagagaggtGGAGAAAAGAAATCGACTGGCTATTATCCGTGACAGATTACATTGTTGAGTTTGTCCCCGCGCAACAAAAAGCAAAAGATGGAACAAACATGGAG ATAATGGTTACTCAACAAAGAAGAGATCTGGTCATGAACATCCCTGCTCTGAAGAAGCTTGATGCAATGCTCATT GATTGCTTAGATAACTTCAAAGATGCAAAAGAATTCTGGTATGTCTCGAAAGATGCTGAAGAATCTGAGAAAGGTGTCCAGAGGACTGATAAATGGTGGCTACCTACAATCAAGGTTCCACCTGAGGGACTCTCAGATGCTTCCCGGAGATGGCTACAATATCAGAAGGATTGTGTGAACCAAGTACTCAAAGCATCCATGGCGATTAACGCTCAAATACTAGCAGAAATGGAAGTCCCTGAAAACTACATTGAATCTCTCCCCAAG AATGGTAGATCAAGTCTTGGTGATTCAATCTACAAGAACATCACGGTCGAATTCTTTGATCCAGACCAATTCCTTTCAACCATGGACATGTCATCAGAACACAAAGTTCTTGACCTTAAAAACAGAATTGAAGCATCTATTGTGATTTGGAAGAGGAAGATGCACCAAAAAGATGGAAAATCTTCCTGGGTTCCAGCTGTGAGTTTGGAGAAGAGGGAGCTCTTTGAAGAGAGAGCAGAGACCATCTTACTCCTGCTAAAACACAGATTTCCTGGAATTCCTCAATCTTCCCTTGAGATCAGTAAAATCCAATATAACAGA GATGTGGGACATGCTGTTCTGGAGAGCTACTCAAGGGTGCTAGAAAGCCTAGCCAACACAGTTATGTCGCGTATTGAGGATGTCCTATACGCAGATTCTGTCACACAAGATCCATCACTTGCAATAGCAAAGTGGAACCCTTCAGCTGAATCTTCACCTCAGCAACCACTAAGTGGAATGTCAACTCCCAGGGGAGAGTCAGAGATGTTAAGTTCTGCAGCAGAAACACCAACCTCAATGACCTTGTCTGACTTCATGGGCTGGAATATGGAGCAAGGAGAGGGAAACATAACTAAGAATCAGGAGACTTTTTGCCCAAGATGA